cggGGAAGGCGCGCAGAGAGGACCCCGGGGCCGCCGCACGCCAGCTCCGAGATATTTCTCACCGAGCGTCCGTCGTCCACCCCACCGGGCCCGGCAGGCGGCACCCCATCTCAGCACAGCACACGTGGAAAGGGTTGCCACGGCGGATGGAAGCCGGATAAAAAGCCCGTCCTCGTCCCTCACGCCCGCCACGCCCCACCCCGCTCGGCCTCCAGTCCAGCTCCACCGCTTTCACCCGCTCCGCTCCGTTTCCGTCGCTCCCGTCCCAAGGAGCCGCGCCACGCGAGAGGGGGCCACGGACGGTAGGGGCTCCCGACCCAATCCTCCGCCTCCTCCTCGGCTCCTCCTTGCCCTCCACAAGACCACAGCTCAGCCTCTCCGTGCTGGTGTTGTTATGCTTGCGGCCGTGGAGGCGCTGGTGTGATGCGGTGGTGGTGCATTTGCAGGTGGCAGTTTTCTGTTTCGGTGGGCGGGGACGTCGTCGACCGACCGACCGGAGCGGAAGGCCGGAGATGATGGAGGAGGGGGCGCCCGATCTGCGAGAGCTCGTGCGCCTGCCGGTAATCTCCCCACCCCCAGGCCCCAGCGCGTTTGGTTTGACCGCGGATCCGTTTGGTTGGTGTGCAGACTTGGTTTAGATGTTTGCTTGGGCGATCTGCTGAGCGACCTGGGCTTGCTAAAAGTTCGATCAGATGTTCGATTTTGGGTTTAAAAAAAAACAAAGGGGTGGGAAAGCTGCTAGTTCAGTTTTTTTTAAGGAGCCAAGTAGACATCTAAGACATGGACAAAAGGGTATTTCATTTGAGTTGTACTTACGAATTTCATGGACTAGTAGTTAGCTTATTTTGGAGTTTTTTTTGACGAACGGTCTTTAGCCAGTTCGACTCCCGTGGGAGGTCTAACCGTCTAACGCTCAGCCTTGGTTGCGGTCTTACCCTCTACTAGGTCGAGTTGTTGTTTTTAGTTAGCTTATTATGGTTAAATCTTTTAgtattgttgttgttgctgcggtAGCTGGTTATTTCAGTGTTCTTTTTAATGCCATTTTCCTTCTGAAATACCCTTGCACAAGACCACAAATGCTCAGATTAGTGTTTGAATGTTTGTACTCGTCATTTCTTTTGGAGGACCTATCATGAAGTTCATTCATTCATGTCCCAGGATGTTCTCGTGGTATGCTCATCTACTGGATGGACAGATGAAAAGCACATGCTTTATCTTCGATTATTGGAAGAAACATTTGTGCACCAATTACATGGAAGTGGTTGCATTTTTAAGGGACTGTTTAATTGCTCTCCAAGATATTGTAGGCAAATGAAATCATCTAAGCAAATTGTTAAATACACTACGCCTGGTCAGGTATAGGCAAAGGCTATGTTCTTTCTTTAGTTGACAGAAAATGGAGGAAGCACCTGTAACATATATTTTTGTATGATGCAGCAGGGGTGTGCCATAGTTGAGGGTGGCAAAGTCAAGTCCTGCATAAAGGCTGAGCATGTTGAGTCACCTTCCTGTTGTGGAAATCAGCAAGATGAAAAAGTTCGTTCCCTGGAAGATAATGCATCAACCACTAAGCCCATGGAAAAAGCCACTTCCCATGCAAGGGCAGCAAGCCCAGGACAAGCTTCCACGTGCTATGTTGGCAAACACAGACATTCTCCTTCCAGAAGTGCAGGTAGGGGGTATCCATTGGATGTCCTTTTGCAAATGCTGTTGCATATCGATCTGTAGTTACTCcaaaaaggaagaaaaactatttCCAAATTTTGATTGTCTTCTATTAGATTATTGCAAAACAAAGCAACAAATGATTTCCCCAAATCTGCTTTTTATTAAGGAAAAAAAACATTTTCCCTGGCTGTCTGCCTTGTTTTGTTTAAAGTATAAGCTGTTAATATTGTTTGTGGGCTGGAAAAAAGGCATCATCTTTCCAGTGTCTTGTTTTCTTATCTTTCTGAGATCTGACCAGTAGAAGTACACCTTGGGAATTATGCCATGTGTTTCTTCATATCCAGATTATGAACACCAGATATTTATAGGTATTAAGTTCATTTACTTGAGTGACGTGGCCAGATTTTTAAAAGAGAACTACTCGTGCATTTACTCAGAGGGGTCGGATCAGAACTTTGATGAGGAAACCCAAGGGACTGGAGAATCAAAACATGAATACAACCCGAAGCGACTGAAATCTGCTGATGGCACAAGGGATCATCAGGTGAATTGATCATAAGCGTAGCGTAGCTTTCGTTGTGTTCTGCCGCTGTTCTACGTTTTATGAAAACATTCTTACTTCACATCACATTGTCAATAGGTTGTGAATGCAGAAGCTCATCAGGTGGGCTGCCTTGATGTGAGTGACAAAAATAGCGAGAACTTCAGTGCATCGTCAAAAGTGCTTGCTGCATCACTTGATGTTGAAGCTGGGTCTCCCTCCGGCGACTGCAAGGATCATGGACCAAAAGGATAATGCAATGTCCACCGAGTGTTTTCTGGAGTTGACTAACACACCCACCTGGCGCGCCGCAACTGAATCAGAGATAGGAAGTCAATCAGTGCAAGTTTGTAAGATAAGCTAGCTTGCCCGTTATTCTGGTTTGGAAGTCAAAATAGTTCGTTCAACTTAGCCTAGGCAGTTGACGGTTTTGTTGTGTTTCTGAGGGACTCTGATACGAAAATCAAATTCCCTTTGTTCTGTGTTTGGCGCTGCAACCTGTAAATGGAGTGCTTTTTTTTTGCGTACCGTGATATCTGCGTTTTGGAATACTATAATATCAGAATTTGGAGCGTGTTTCGCCATGCTCGCCTCACTTGATTGGGCAACCTTTCCCTTGTTTTTTTTTTTGGAATACTGGCTCGGGCACTGGCCCAGCAAAGGAACCAAGCTGTACTTAAGTTTTGGTGGTCGACTCCTGCCTGCTAGAGGTAGAGGACCTAGATTTCTTGCAAACAGAAATTGGGTTCCAGGGACCAGGAGTCTCCAGTCTCCACATGCAATTGCATATATTATCTTGTCTCCATATACAATTGCATATATTCTGTTAAAATGTGTTGTGCATGGAGCTTCTTTTGGAGAACACTGTTACGACTGGATCCCAATTTCTCCTATTTTCCTCACAGCTCTACAAATATTATCGTGTCCACGTCCAGCCAAGTGTGAGCGTGCAGTCTCGCCACACAGCCATAGCAAGTACAGGCGTACAGCTGCAAGAAAGAAAAACAATACTCCTCTCACCCTCTGTTTAGGTTATTTTAAATTTTTAAGTTAAATTATACCAAGTCTAACATCAAATAGATGCATTATAAAAAATATAATTAATACGGTATTTTTAGTATCACAAATATTATTCTTTATTATATAAATTTATTTTTTACTACCTAACGAACTTAAAATGATTTATAATTGTGAATGGGAGAGTAGTTAACTTTTGACCTAGATTGTAGTTGGGCTTAAATAGCGTTGTTTTTGCCATCATTGGTGCAATAAGAACCAGGCCTCCtgctattcaattttaaatagcaCGAGGATTTTAGTTACACCATTTCTCTCCATTTTCTTTACTCCTAAACATTCTCTCGGTCTTTTTCGGAAAGAGCGTTTTTGTTTTGTTTTAAGTTGGTATATCCGGTGGAGGGTGTAATTTAATTTACCGGTATAAACACTGTAGGGCACATTGGAATATGCATGTTTATATGGTTTTTGGGTAACTTGGTAGTTCTACATGAATGCAGTGAGGAAATTGTTCATGTCTCCAGCGTAGGTGTAGCGCTATTAGAGTAACTCCAAGAGATTATTAGCTAAAAAGACTAGTCAAATTTACTGATTTAGCTACCCTCTAAAATAGATTTTAGAGAAAAAATATAGGCTAATCCAACAAACTCGATAAACCTACGGACTGAATAGAGAGTGAAGCAGGCTATCCAAAATTGAAGAGCGAAGATGGAGAAATAGAGAGCCACTAAATTTGAAGAGTCGTTTACAGAGTCTATTGGATACAATTTTTTTTTAATATTAGCTAAATTTACTTTAACAAAACTATATACCTAGtatcttggagttgctcttatgCAATGTTTCTCCCGAAACCCGAACTCTTTGCAGCGATGAGAGGGTTACATGACTTTCTGAATGTCGGTACATCTGCCACTGTGCTAGAATTGTCCAGCCCTATTTTGCCATCTTTTTGTGCTCGCTTCTTTTATATTTTAGGTGTCTGATTTTTGTTTACCATTGTCTGACTATAAAAAAAATATATGAATTGTCTTTGTACTTTCAACTGTACAAGCTGGTCGCATAAGATTATTGTTGTCATCTAAAGTATAGCAACTCCCTCTCCACCGTGCTGCTGCCCCTAGAAGGTAATCTGCTGCCGCCCCAGTTGAAGGAATCTCTCCCGCGATCAGGACCAATCTTTCCAAGATCCTATTCTCCCGTCTTGGTTCTTTTTTTACAAGGACGGACCCACGCAGCAGACATAGAGAACATCCATCCATCCGTTGCCAAAAAAAAAACATCATTGATCTTGACCGTGATGTGCAGATAAGAACCGTACCGGCCTTGCGAGGCCAAACGAGAACAGTTGGATTTTTTTTTAATGCAAAGGATAGGGAACTTTCTTCACATACCGCCTACTCTTAAAAAGGGTCCATATGGAAGTTACATATTGCAAACAGAACGAAGAAAAATGGGCAGCACCACCTAAAACAGGACGATAAAAGAAGAAAGAAGACTGCACTGTTCACGGAGGCTGCTGCACTGTTTAGCTAGCAGAGGCTGAATGTGCAGCCGAAGATGAAATCTGCTTTTGCCTGTTGTGCGACGAGCCGACGACGACCAAAGAACATGAAGTCTTGTCATGCATGGTGCATCTGTCTGCAGAACTCCAACTCCAACCCAAGACCCAACAACAACAACACGGCAGCTTGCAAGCTTGGGGATTGAATCGATCGGACCGAAtaagtgcagtgcagtgcagtgcagtgcagtgcaggcCGGCCGGCCTCCACATCAGATCGATGAGAGGAAAAGCGAATTGCCCTTTCTCGCTCAGCGCGTCAGTAAGAAGAAAAGGAATCAAATAATGTGTGTGGAGTAAAGGTGCATGCACGCAAGGATCCGATGCTGCAGCCTGGTGGAGTGGTAGTAAAGCATAGCTGTCTCAACCAAGAACTTTGACAGCCCGTGGTAGTAGTAGAGCACATAGCAGACTTGTTGGCACTACCAAGTTGCCTAGCCGCGGCAGATAGCAGCGAATAAATCCGTCACCACTATAAAAAACGAGGCGTTGCGTTGATAGATCAGCGCCCTTCACTTTTATTCACAGTTTGCAAGCTAGCTAGCTAGGACGAGCTGCCAGCGGCGCCAGCCATGGCGATCCGTGGCGTGGCCTCCACCCGCGAGGAGGACATGACGCTGGAGGAGTTCAAGGAGTGGCTGAAGCAGTTCGACGCCGACGGCGACGGCAGGATCAGCCGGAACGAGCTCCGGGAGGCGCTCCGccgccgcggccgcggccgcggctGGCTCACCGCCTGGAGGAGCGACCGCGCCCTTCGCCACGCGGACAAGGACAGCAGCGGCTTCCTGGACGACTCCGAGATTGAGAACCTCGTCGCCTTCGCCCAGAAGGATCTCGGCATGAAGATATCCACCTGGTAGAAGTAGAAGAAGAAGAAGCGCAGAGTGACAGCCGCTGCAACTGCATGGTCCTGCAGAAGCGCAGAGTGACAGCCGCTGCAACTGCATGGTCCTGCATATATAcgaggcttgttcggttattttcaatctatatggattggaggggattgatacagATTGAGAGAGATTTTGAATTACTAGGAATTAAAACCCCCTCAATctatatggattggggtagaaccgaacaagccctgattGGGTTTGGGACTTTAGGTGTATGCGTGTGGTGTGTGACCGTGTGAGCTAGTTACCCGTGCACAGCTACTTGTACTCGAGCATTGAGACGATAAAAAAAAAGCTATATGATATTATGATGTACCAACTACGAAGTGAACGAAGGCACAGCAGTGTCGTCCTTGTATACTTGTACTGTACCAACTTAAATCAGTTTACGTGGCAGTTGCCCTTGGGCCTTGGCCACCCTGCGTTGCGTGCCAGAGGGCCCTGTTATGAGCTTCGGCCTGTGTACCAAGAACTTGAACCTGTCTAGCTTATGTGCTTTTGGTGCTCATACTCGTTCTATTGAATATCCATAAACTTATGCTTACTGCGATATTAAAATCAAATAACGAGACGTTTGGATCCATTTATTTCGGATTTATtttagaggaattaaaatttactTAATAAAGCAATCTATTTAGTTTGAAATTTATTATTCGACCACTTTGCAAGTTCGGATATAAGCACTACAGTAAACTAACAAACATCCGACAGccgccttatctccgacggctgtgtacgaggccgtcggagataaggttatgtccgacggccacaacgggcgcttggaaatagtgcttat
This portion of the Zea mays cultivar B73 chromosome 2, Zm-B73-REFERENCE-NAM-5.0, whole genome shotgun sequence genome encodes:
- the LOC100501175 gene encoding uncharacterized protein LOC100501175; the encoded protein is MMEEGAPDLRELVRLPDVLVVCSSTGWTDEKHMLYLRLLEETFVHQLHGSGCIFKGLFNCSPRYCRQMKSSKQIVKYTTPGQGCAIVEGGKVKSCIKAEHVESPSCCGNQQDEKVRSLEDNASTTKPMEKATSHARAASPGQASTCYVGKHRHSPSRSAEGSDQNFDEETQGTGESKHEYNPKRLKSADGTRDHQVVNAEAHQVGCLDVSDKNSENFSASSKVLAASLDVEAGSPSGDCKDHGPKG